In the genome of Quercus robur chromosome 3, dhQueRobu3.1, whole genome shotgun sequence, one region contains:
- the LOC126718101 gene encoding NAC domain-containing protein 83 yields MEKLNFVKNGVLRLPPGFRFHPTDEELVVQYLKRKVFSCPLPASIIPEVDVCKFDPWDLPGDLEQERYYFSTREAKYPNGNRSNRATGSGYWKATGIDKQIVTSRGNQVVGMKKTLVFYRGKPPHGSRTDWIMHEYRFVTAETSPSNAPQNKTSTESSVVPMENWVLCRIFLKKRSNKSEDDNVQTGKENTVGKLRTTKPVFYDFMTKGRTDLNVAPASSSSGSSGVTEVSSNESDHEESSSCNSFPHFRRKPTSL; encoded by the exons ATGGAGAAGCTTAACTTTGTTAAGAATGGTGTGCTAAGATTGCCTCCTGGATTTCGATTCCACCCAACAGATGAGGAGCTTGTTGTTCAGTACTTGAAGCGCAAGGTGTTTTCGTGCCCTTTACCTGCCTCTATCATTCCTGAAGTCGATGTTTGCAAGTTTGATCCTTGGGATTTGCCAG GTGATTTGGAGCAAGAGAGGTACTACTTCAGCACAAGGGAAGCCAAGTATCCCAATGGGAACCGATCCAACAGAGCCACAGGTTCTGGTTACTGGAAAGCCACCGGAATTGACAAGCAAATTGTAACTTCAAGGGGCAACCAAGTTGTGGGGATGAAGAAAACTCTGGTTTTTTATAGAGGAAAACCCCCACACGGTTCTAGGACTGATTGGATTATGCATGAGTATCGCTTTGTTACTGCTGAAACCTCACCCTCAAATGCCCCACAAAACAAGACCTCAACCGAG AGCTCTGTGGTTCCAATGGAGAATTGGGTTCTCTGCCGcatatttttgaagaaaagaagtAATAAAAGCGAGGATGACAATGTACAAACCGGGAAGGAAAACACTGTTGGAAAACTCAGGACTACTAAGCCTGTTTTCTATGACTTCATGACAAAGGGGAGGACTGATTTGAATGTTGCCCCTGCTTCCTCTTCTTCAGGTTCAAGTGGAGTCACCGAGGTCTCTTCTAATGAATCAGATCACGAAGAAAGCAGTAGTTGCAATAGTTTCCCCCACTTTAGAAGAAAACCAACTAGTTTATAA
- the LOC126718100 gene encoding uncharacterized protein LOC126718100: MGPGAFWGTRVMEIVKKHDSGGLVWKRIKLTTTRKANAKKRLLRVWQNEAVLRACSEPHPSKNSGGSTDVAGDKDSSS, translated from the exons atgggtccTGGAGCGTTCTGGGGGACGAGAGTGATGGAGATAGTGAAGAAGCACGACTCGGGAGGTCTTGTCTGGAAGCGAATCAAGCTCACCACCACTCGTAAAGCCAACGCCAAGAAGCGCCTCCTCCGCGTTTGGCAG AATGAGGCTGTCCTAAGGGCTTGTTCTGAGCCACATCCTTCAAAAAATTCTGGGGGTAGTACTGATGTAGCTGGTGATAAAGACAGCAGCAGCTAA